The Herbiconiux sp. SALV-R1 nucleotide sequence CTACGACCCGATGCACCTCGAGCAGCTCGAGCAGGGCCGCGAGCACGGCAAGATCCGCTGGAACCACCAGGTCGCCTCGGCCACCGAGGTGCTCAACCAGCAGCTCGAGCGGGCCGACTTCTTCCTCTGCGCCTCCGAGCGGCAGCGGCTGTTCTGGCTCGGCCAGCTCGCCGCCCTCGGCCGGGTGAACGCCGACAACTACGCAGCCGACGACAAGCTCGAGAACCTCATCGCGCTCGCGCCGTTCGGCCTCGACTCGACTCCCCCGCAGCACACCCGCAAGACGCTCCGCGGCGTGGTGCCCGGCATCGGCGAGAACGACAAGGTCGTCATCTGGGGCGGCGGCATCTACAACTGGTTCGACACGCTCACCCTGGTGCGGGCGATCGGCAAGGTGGCCGAGACGCACGACGACATCCGCCTGTTCTTCCTCGGCGTCGCGCACCCGAACCCCGAGGTGCCCGAGATGGCGATCGTGCAGCAGACCAGGCGGCTCGCCGAAGAGCTCGGGCTCACCGGCAAGAACGTCTTCTTCAACGACACCTGGGTCGACCTCGACGACCGGCAGAACTATCTGCTCGAAGCGGATGCGGGGGTCTCCACCCATTTCGACCACATCGAGACGACGTTCTCGTTCCGCACGCGCATCCTCGACTACCTCTGGGCGAACCTGCCCATCGTCACCACCGGCGGCGACTCGTTCGGCGACCTGGTGGCTGCCGAGGGGCTCGGCGTGGCCGTGCCGGAGCGGGATGTGGATGCTCTCGCCGCCGCGCTCGAGAGCGTGCTCTACGACCCGGCGGCGAACGCCGCGGCGCGCGCCGCGGTGACCCGGGTGCGCGAGGACTTCACCTGGGAGCGCGTGCTCGAGCCCCTGCTCGAGTTCTGCCGCAACCCGGAGCCCGCGCCCGACCGCGCGCTTGAGCTCATCGGCGCCGCCGCAGGCCGGCCCACCGGCCGCTCCCGCGCCGGCTTCCAGGTGGAACTGTCGAAGGAGGAGAAGTTCCACCGCATCGCGTCGGGCCGCCACGGCCTCCGCCGCGACCTCGCGCTCGCCCGCTACTACGTGTTCGAGGGCGGCGTGCCCATGCTCCGCGAGAAGGTCACCTCCCGCCTCTCCTCCCGCACCGGTAAGGGCTCCTGAGGCGGCGTCGAGAGAGCGCAAAAGGCCCCCATCAGCGAGCTGAGGGGGCCTTTCGCGCTCTTTCGGCGGGCGGGGGTTACCCGTGGCCGCCCTCGCGCTCGCCGGCGGAGCCGAGCGAGTCGAGGTAGGCCTGGATGGTGGGGTCGGCCTCGCCGGCTGTCACCAGATGGCCGTGGTTGAGCCAGGCGGCGTGGTCGCACATGTCGCGCACCATCTCCATCGAGTGGCTCACCAGGATGACGGTGCGGCCCTTGTCGCGGAGCTCGGAGAACTTACGGCGGCACTTGTCCTGGAACTCGGCGTCACCGACCGCGAGTACCTCGTCGACCACGAGGATCTGCGGGTCGACATTGATGGCGATCGAGAAGCCGAGGCGCACGTACATGCCCGAGGAGTAGTTCTTCACCGGCTGGTCGATGAACTCCGCGACACCCGAGAAGTCGACGATCTCGTCGTACTTCGCCTGGATCTCCTTGCGGCTCATGCCGAGGATCGACCCGTTGAGGAAGATGTTCTCGCGGCCCGACAGCTCGGGGTGGAACCCGGAGCCGACCTCGAGCAGCGCCGCCACCTTGCCATAGGGCGTGATGCTGCCCTTCTCGGGGTAGTAGATCTTCGCCAGGCACTTCAGCAGGGTCGACTTGCCCGAGCCGTTGCTCCCGATGAGGCCGAAGGTCGAGCCCTCCGGCACGTCGAAGGAGACGTCTTGCAGGGCCCAGAAGTCCTCGTGCACGGAGCGGCGACCGCGCATGACGGTGGCCTTCAGGGTCTGGTTGCGTTCTTTGTAGAGCCGGAAGCGCTTGCTGACGTTCTCGACTCTCACGGCGAGCTCGGTCACAGGAGTTCAGCCAGTCCTTTCTCGCTGCGCCGGAACACCAGGATGCCGATGGTGAGCGACACGGCGGCCCAGATGACGCAGACCAGGAAGTCTCCCCAGTCGGGCCAGCGGGCGTCGTAGAGCAGCTGCCGGAAGACGGAGACGAACCGCTCCATCGGGTTGAGCTGGTAGATGTCGAGCAGGGTGATGTTCGACCCGAACAGACCCCCGATGTCACGCGACTGCGTGGCGACGAGGTTGATGGGGTACACGATCGGGGTGAGGTACATCCAGATCTGCATGATGATGCTCATGAAGTACTGGGTGTCGCGGAAGTGCACGTTCGCCACGGCGAGCATGAGCGCCACGCCGGTGGCGAAGACCGCGAGCACGACCATGAGCAGGAGCGCCAGCGGCAGGAACGGCAGCACGAAGGCGCCGGCGATGCTGAGGGCGACGACGAGCACCGCCATCTCGAACAGCCAGTTGAAGCCCACCGAGCCGACGTACGACAGCGGCAGCACGATGCGCGAGAAGTAGACCTTCTGCACCAGCCCCGCGTTCAGCAGCAGCGAGCCCATGCCGGAGTTCACGACGTTCTGGAAGAACGTCCACGGCAGCAGGCCGCAGAGCAGCCACAGCGCGAACACGTTGAGGCCCGAGGGGTCTCCAGGGTCGGGCTGCACGCGGAAGATGAAGGCGAACACGAAGGTGTACACCACCATCGCGGCGAGCGGGTTCGCGAGCGACCAGAGCTGACCGAAGATGGTGCGCTTGTACTGACCCCGGATCTCGCGGAGCGTCAGATTCGCCAGGAGCTCCCGTGATCCGAAGACTTCTTTCAGGTATCCCATTCATCCTCGCTCGGTCGCACATCAGGGCGCGCGACCGCGAACAACGATAGCCTAAAGTTGGTGGGTGTCCCCTGAACCGCGCGTGCTCCTCGACGCGACCTCCATCCCGCCGTCGCGCGGCGGGGTCGCCCGGTTCATCGCCGGAGTCGCCACGGGCCTGCACCAGGCGGGTCGCACCATCGACGTGGTGGTGAAGGAGCGCGACCGCGACTTCCTCCGCGAGACCGCCCCCTCGCACCGCTACCACCTCGCCCCGAAGCAGGTCGACAGCCGCGGCGGCCGCTTTGTCTGGGAGCAGACCGGCCTGCCCAGGCTCGCCGAGCGGCTCGGCTGCACGGTCATCCACTCCCCGCACTACACCTTCCCGCTCACCACCCGCGCGCGCCGCGTGGTGACGGTGCACGACGCCACCTTCTTCGGCTCGCCCGAGGTGCACTCGCGCCTCAAGGCGACCTTCTTCCGGCGCTGGACGCGCTGGGCCTGCCGCCTCGCCGACGAGCTGGTGACCGTGAGCGAGGCCACCGCCACCGAGCTCCGC carries:
- a CDS encoding ABC transporter permease; this translates as MGYLKEVFGSRELLANLTLREIRGQYKRTIFGQLWSLANPLAAMVVYTFVFAFIFRVQPDPGDPSGLNVFALWLLCGLLPWTFFQNVVNSGMGSLLLNAGLVQKVYFSRIVLPLSYVGSVGFNWLFEMAVLVVALSIAGAFVLPFLPLALLLMVVLAVFATGVALMLAVANVHFRDTQYFMSIIMQIWMYLTPIVYPINLVATQSRDIGGLFGSNITLLDIYQLNPMERFVSVFRQLLYDARWPDWGDFLVCVIWAAVSLTIGILVFRRSEKGLAELL
- a CDS encoding ABC transporter ATP-binding protein — encoded protein: MTELAVRVENVSKRFRLYKERNQTLKATVMRGRRSVHEDFWALQDVSFDVPEGSTFGLIGSNGSGKSTLLKCLAKIYYPEKGSITPYGKVAALLEVGSGFHPELSGRENIFLNGSILGMSRKEIQAKYDEIVDFSGVAEFIDQPVKNYSSGMYVRLGFSIAINVDPQILVVDEVLAVGDAEFQDKCRRKFSELRDKGRTVILVSHSMEMVRDMCDHAAWLNHGHLVTAGEADPTIQAYLDSLGSAGEREGGHG